A stretch of DNA from Oceanibaculum indicum P24:
CGCTTTTTTTTGTCCCCTGCGGCAGGCTGTCACGGAACATTGCCAGCCCCTGCAACATTTACGTAATATGGCGGTAATTTCGCGCTACCCCTTTGATCTTGTTCCCAGCTTCCTTAAATAGGAGGCACCGATACGGTGGGATGCACGCCACGAAGAAGGGGGAGCGTCTGATTTCGTCTCGAACGGGAAAGGACGCGGCAAGCCGATGAAGCATTGGAGCCTGGACGATATCGACTGGGGCCGTTTCGAGCCCGGCAAGATCGATTCGGAAATCGTGCCGGTCGTGAAGGCGGCCAGCATGGTCGAGTTCAATGGCGGGGTTTACGCCGACTATCTGTGCAACGTGTTCCACGATGACCCGGCCTTCCAGGAAGCCGCACGCAACTGGGCGGTCGAGGAGGTCCAGCATGGCGAAGCCCTGCGCCGCTGGGCGGAGATGGCTGACCCTTCCTTCGATTTCGATGCCGCCTTCAAGCGCTTCGCCGACACCATCACCCTGCCGATGGATATCGACCGCTCGGTGCGCGGCTCGCTGTCGGGTGAGCTAGTGGCCCGTTGCGTGGTCGAGATCGGGACCAGCTCCTATTACAGCGCGCTGGCCGAATCGACCGACGAGCCGGTGCTGAAGGAAATCTGCCAGCGCATCGCCGCCGACGAGCTGCGCCATTACAAGCTGTTCTACCAGCATCTGAAGCGCTACCAGGACATCGAAAAGCTGGGTGTGCTGAAGCGGCTGCGGGTGGCGCTGGGCCGCGTCGCCGAGAGCGAGGATGACGAGCTGGCCTTCGCCTATTACGCCGCCAACGACAATGGCCAGGGCGGTCCCTATGACCGCGATTTTTGCTGCCAGGCCTATCAGCAGCGTGCGCTGCGCTTCTACCGGCCGCAGCATGTGGAGCGCGGCATGGCGATGCTGTTCAAGGCCATCGGGCTGAAGCCGCATGGCATGCTGAACCGCGTGGTGAACCGCATCGCCTGGTGGCTGCTGACCCGCAAGGCCGGCCGCATGGAAGCCGCCCGCGCAGCCTGATCACCCCGGCCTGAATATCCCCGGCATATCAGCCCCGCCGCATACGCCTCTGGAGCATTCGCCGTTCAGGCGGCATGCTGATCCCTCAAGCGGCATCCAGCCGCCGGATAACAGGAACGGGGATAAAGATGCCGGAGATCAAGACGCAGTTCCTCATGGACATGCACCTGCAGGTCGAAATGCCGATGACGCTGCTGGGCGACACGCAATATGGCGAGCGCCGCATCGCCAAGGTGCTAGGCGGCACCTTCGAGGGGCCGCGCCTCAAGGGCAAAGTGCATCCGGGTGGGGGCGACTGGATTCTGAACCGCATCGACGGGGTGACCCAGCTCGACGTCCGCCTGACCATGGAAACCCATGACGGCGCGCTGATCTACATGATCTATCGCGGCCTGCGGCACGGCCCAGCCGACGTGATGGCGAAGCTGAATGCCGGCCAGCCGGTCGATCCCAGCCTGATCTATTTCCGCACCACGCCCTATTTCGAGACCGCCAAGGACGGCCCCTATGCCTGGCTGAACAAGTCCTGCTTCGTCTCGCTCGGCCGCCGCGAGCCGACCGGCCCGATCTACCAGGTCTTCGAGGTGCTGTAGGTTTCTTCTCTTGTCACCCCCGGGCTTGACCCGGGGGTCCAGGGGCCACCTACTGAAACGGTCCAGGCAGGGCACCGCCCCTGGATTGCCGGGTCAAGCCCGGCAATGACAATCAAAAGCCCCTACCGCCGGGGCAGGCCGAGCACCTGCTGGGCGATGATCGTGCGCTGGATTTCGTTGGTACCGCCATAGATCGTCGGCGGGCGCGCCTTGTAGAAACTGGCCAGCACGTCGATTTCGCTGTTGCCGATGCCGACCTCGCCATTGATCGCGGCGAACGGACCGGCGGTCTCCACCACCAGGTCGGCGATGCGCTGGAAGGTCTCGCTGGCCCAGATTTTCAGGTAGGAGACGTCCTGCCCCAGCTGCTCACCGCGCACGACGATGCCGGTGAAGTGGTTATAGGCGTCGGTCAGGTGCGCGACATCCAGCTTCAGGGCGACATATTTCTCGCGGAACACCGGATCGTCCCATACGCCCTGCGCCTGCGCCACGCGCTCCAGCACGGTCAGGCCGTATTCCGGCATCTTCGGGCTGCCGATATGGATGCGCTCGAAGCCCAGCAGCGACTTGGCGACGGTCCAGCCCTTGTTCAGCTCGCCCACCAGATTGCTGACCGGCGTGTGCGCCTCGTCGAGGAAAACCTCGCAGAATTCCTCATGCCCGGCGATGTCGCGGATCGGCCGCACGGTCACGCCTTTCTGCGCCATGTCCAGCAGCATGAAGCTGATGCCTTCCTGCTTCTTGGCGTCCGGGTCGGTGCGCACCAGCACGAACATGTGCGTGGCGTCCTGTGCCAGCGTGGTCCAGATCTTCTGGCCGGTGATGACGTACTCGTCGCCATCACGCACCGCCTTCGTCTTCAGGCTGGCAAGGTCGGAACCGCTGCCCGGCTCGGAATAGCCCTGACACCAGATCGCCTTGCAGGCCAGCACATCGGGCAGGTACTTCCGGCGCTGCTCCTCGGTGCCCCATTTCATCAGCACCGGGCCCAGCATAAGCGTGCCGTGATCCTGATAGCGCGCGATGCCCCAGCGCTCCGCCTCCTCCTGGAAGATCAGCAGCTTCTGCACCGACAGGCCCATGCCGCCATAGTCAGCCGGCCAGTTCGGCGCGATCCAGCCCTTCTCCGCCATGCGCAGGTACCAGCTGCCATTCTCCGACCAGCGCAGCCGGCGTGGCGGATAGCGCAGATGCGCGGGGTAATGGGTCTCGAATTCGGTGCGCACGATGCTGCGGAAGTCCTCGTCGGACAGCGCGTTCCAGTCCTGCTGCTGCGGGACGCCATACCGGAAGCTCATGGTCAGGCTCCTTCGCTTAAGTAGCCGAAGCGGTTGCGGTGCCAAGCGGCATTGCCCAGCGTGGCCGCCAGCCGCACCGTGCGGTTCATATAGAGGCCGAGGTCATATTCGTCGGTGAAGCCGATGGCGCCATGCAGCTGGATCGCCTGGGTGCCGATCAGCATGGCCGCCTGCGCCGCCCGCGCCTTGGCGCTGGAGGCGGCCAGCGACAGTGCCTTGCCGGTAGCACCCTGCTCCGCCTTCTGCACGGCGGCGTCGGTGGCGTGGCGCGCCAGCTCCTGCTGGATGAACAGATCAACGGATCGATGCTGCAACGCCTGGAAGCTGCCGATGGCGGCGCCGAACTGCTGGCGGGTCTTCAGATACTCCAGTGTCATCTCCAGCGAGCGCTGCATCAGGCCACACAGCTCCGCGCACTGCGCGATGACGGCAAGGTCCAGCGCCTGCCGCAGCGCCGTGCGCGCGGCTTCGCCGGACAGCAGCACCGCATCCGCCGGCACCTTCACCTCCGACAGGCTGAGCCTGGCACTGGCCACGCCATCCGGCCCCGGCTCCAGCGTGCGGCCGGCGGCGGCCTTCGCAGCCTCGACCAGCACCAGCATGGGGCCGCTCTCCGCCTTCGCCAGCACCAGATAGGCATCCGCGAGCGCCGGCGTGACGAAGCGGCACTGGCCGGACAGCACGACATCCCCGCCCTGCATCCGGGCGGTGACGTCCGCCTGTTCCGGATCGAGGGAGCCGCCGGCCGGCTGCCAGGCCAGGGAGACCAGATGGTCACCTGACAGCACGGCCGGCATCAGACCCTGCTTCTGGGCCTGATTGGAGGATTGCGAGAGCAGATACGGCGTCAGCAACCCGGCCATCACATAGGGCTCCGGCGCGCAGGCCGCGCCCAGCCGTTCCGCCACGGCGGCAGCAGCCGCCATGCCGAGGCCGAGGCCGCCCTGCTCCTCCGGCACCAGGATGGAGAGCCAGCCCTGCTCGCCCATGGCACGCCAGAGGGTACGGTCGAAATCCGGCTCCGCACCTCGAAGGCTGCGGATGCGCTTGCCGTCGAACGGCACTGTTCCGCTGACGGAATCGCGCAGCAGGCTGATCGTCTCGCTGTTGTCGCTGGTCATCTGGGTCACCGCATTCATGTGTTTGCCCCGGCGATTGCCGCCGCCTCCTTCATCGCAACCGGCTTGTCGGACAGCAGCAGGCCGGCAATGCGTTCCTCCGCCGCCCCGGCCTGTAGCGCAAACGGGTCGCCCGCCCCCAGCTTGTGATCCAGTACCAGCCGGGAGAGCAGCAGCCGGCGCGCATCGCCGCGCCGCGCATGCACGCGCGATGCCTCCCACGCCAGGGTCACGGCACTGGCAACGTGATAGAGCGTGCTGGTCGCGCGCCGGGAATCGCCCTCGTACTCGTCGCGGGAGGCGACCTCGCGGGCGAAGGCAATCGCCTTGTCCACCAGCCCCTTCAGCCGGTCGCGATAGGCGTCGGGCACGCCCTCCATCTCGCCGATGCGGTGGTGCAGATCGTCCGCCATGGCGCTTTCCGCTCCGTGGCGTCCGACGGCGCGGCGCAGCGCATCCAGCGCGATGATGTTGCCCGTGCCCTCCCAGATCGACCCCAGATGGGCGTCGCGCAGCAGGCGCGGGGTAACGAATTCCTCGACATAGCCGATGCCGCCGCGCATCTCCATCGCATCGCCGCACAGCTTGCGGGCATCGCGGGTGGAGCGGTATTTAAGTACCGGCGTCAAGATGCGCAGCAGAGCCGCCGCTTCCTGGCTGCCGCCCTGTTCCGCGCGGTCCAGCGCATCTGCGGTGACGAAGCACAGCGACAGCGCCTGCTCCAGCGGCAGCATCAGCTTCAGCAGCTGCCGGCGCGCCAGCGGATGCTCCGCGATCAGCTTGCCGAACACCACGCGGTTATGCGCGACGGTCATCGAATCGTGCAGCGCGCGGCGCATCAGCGCGGTGGATTTCACGCCGTTGGACAGGCGCGACCAGTTCACCATCTCCGCCATCTGCACGAAGCCGCGGTCGAGCTGCCCGACATGATAGGCGACAGCACCTTCCAGCTTGATCTCACCGGACGCCATGGAGCGGGTGCCCAGCTTGTCCTTCAGCCGCACGATCCGGTACTGGTTCGGGCTGCCATCGTCGAGAAAACGCGGCATCAGGAACAGGCCGACGCCGCGCGTGCCCTCGCCCGCCCCTTCCGGTCGGGCCAGCAGCATCGCCACCCTGGCGTCGGCGTTGGAGCAGAACCATTTGTCGCCATAGAGCCGCCAGTGATCCCCCTCTGGCACGGCACGGGTGGTCAGCTTGCCGACGTCGGAGCCACCCTCCTTCTCCGTCATGAACTGCGAGCCCTGGGTCAGCCGAGCCATGTCGGTGGTGGTCAGCCCGTCCAGATAGCGCGCCTTCAGATCGTCGCTGCCATAACGGTCGAGCAGCATGGCGGCACCGTCGGTCACGTTGATCGGGCAGCCCATGCCGAATTCGGACTGGTTGAACAGATAGGTAAAGGCGTGCTTCGCCGCCGCTGGATAGCGGCCCTTCCAGCCGAGAATGCCGTCACGGTGCGACATCGCATGGATGCCGTAGCGGCCGAAGGCGGCCTCCTCCAGTTCCCGGTAGGCTGGATGATATTCGATACTCTGCACGTCGCGGCCGAAGCGGTCGCGCTGATGCAGGATCGGCGTGTGCCGGTCGGCCAGCCGCCCGCATTCATCCAGCCTGCCGCCAACCTCCGCCCCCAGCGCCGTCAGATGCGGCTCGATATGGGCGCGGATATCGGCGGGCAGATGAATGTCCAGCAGGTCGGACAGCGACGGATCGGCCGCATAGAAGTTCATGCCCGTCGTGTCCGGCGCGATGGCGCCGGTGGAAGCGGTCTTGCCGTTCATCGGATCACCTTCCCTTCGGTCAGCTTCTTGCCCAGCAGTGCGGCGATGATGGTGGCCCCCGCGAGCAGCAGGCCCATCAGGTCGGTCATCAGCTCCGGCACGAACAGCATCAGCCCGCCGGCGCCGATACCGACACGGGCCCAGACCGGCAGCCGTCCCAGCCGCCACAGATAGCCCTCGAAGGCAGCCGAGAGCAGGATCACCGCCATGGTCGCGGTCGCCGCCGACTGGATCACCAGCGACATCTCCCCCTTCAGGATCAGCGCCGGTTGCAGCACGAACAGCACCGGCAGCAACAGCAGCAGGCAACCGATCCGCAACGCCTTGAAGCCGACCTTCATCGCATCGGCCTTGGCGATGGAGGCTGCGGCAATAGCGGCCAGCGCCACCGGCGGGGTGATGAAGGACACCATGCCCCAGTAGAAGATGTAGAGATGCGCGGCCATCGGATCGATGCCGACCTGCACCAGCGCCGGCGCCAGCACGATGGCGAGGAAAATGTAGCAGGCCGAGGCTGTCATCCCCATGCCGAGGATGAAGCTTGTTACGGCGCCCGCCGCCAGCAGCAGGGCCAGGTTGCCGCCGGCATACTGCACCAGCTCACGCGAGAAGGAATTGGCGACACCGGTGATCGACATGGCGCCGATGATCAGGCCGATGCCGGCGATCAGGCAGACCAGCTGCGATACCGCCTGCCCGGTATCGACGACCAGCCGGCAGAAGGCATGCAGGTCGAAGCCGATGGCCTTGCGGCGCAGAATCGCGACAGCCAGCAGGAACAGAGAGATCCAGAACGGCGCCTCGCCTTCCATGCGCCACAGCAGCAGCAGCAGGGTCAGGCCAACCAGCGCCAGGATATAGTACCAGCCCTCCTTCAGCGTCCCCAGCAGGCGCGGCACCTGGTCCCCGGTCAGGCCGACCAGCCCCTTGCGCGCGGCATAGAGGTCGGTCTGCAGCATCAGCGCCAGATAGAACAGGATGGCCGGCAGGAAGGCTGCCGTCACGACCTCGGCATAGGGCACGTTCAGGAAGCTGGCCATGATGAAGGCGGCCGCCCCCATCACCGGCGGCATCAGGCAGCCGCCGGTGGAGGCGCAGGCCTCGACAGCGCCGGCATAGGCCGGGTCATAACCGCTGCGCTTCATCGTCGGGATGGTCAGCGTGCCGGTGGTCAGCACATTCGAGGTCGGGCTGCCCGACAGCATGCCGAACAGGCCGGACGAGACGATGGCAACCTTGGCCGGACCGCCGCGCGTGCGGCCCATCAGGGCGGACGCGAAATCCATGAAGAAGCTGCTGCCGCCGGTATTGGCCAGCACCACGCCGAACACGATGAAGCCGATCAGCGTATCGGAGACCACCTGCATCGGAATACCGATGATGCTCTCCAGCCCATAGACATGCTCGGTCACGGTCTGCGCGAGGTCGAGCTGCACGCCCCACAGGAAGCCCGGCATGGAGCCGGCATAGAGCGGGTAGGCCGCGAAGATCAGGCAGAACACGAACAGGATGAACTCGCCGGTGCGGCGCAGCGCCTCCAGCGCCAGCAGCACGTAGAGGCCGGCGATCAAAGTCGCCTCCAGCGGTGCCTCCAGGTTCCAGCCGCGGTCGATGATGTGCTGCGCCCGGCTGGCGAGCCAGACCGAGCTGCCGAGCCAGGCCGCCGTCAGCAGCCAGTCGTACCAGCGCACCCGCAGCTCGCCCTTGCGCGCCGGGAAGGCCAGGAAGCCCAGCCCGCCGAACAGGCCGATAATGAGGTAGTAATAGCCCGTGCTGACCGGGCGGAACCCGCCCAGCCCCAGATTGAACATCTGGTTGACGGTGATGAACAGCGCCACCGCCGTCATCGCGAAGGCCACCCAGAAGGCAGCACCCGTCAGCCGTTTGGAGCGGGCCTCCGGGTCGGCGGGGAGAGCATCGGTCTCGGTACTCATACTGGCAGCCCTGGAAAAGAGGGAAAGCCTGCCGGGAACCGTCAGATTCCCGGCAGGTCTCAGCGCGTCAGAGCGACTTCAGGACATCCGCCCGGATCGGGTACCAGATCTTCTGCAGTGCCTCCGGATCGGCGGACTTGGCGGCGGAATCCTTCGCCATCATGTCGGCCCAGGCAGCCTGCAGCTTGGCATGCCGGTTCAGCGACGCGTCCTGCCAGGTCTGATGCTCCGGCTTCCAGATGCCAGCTTCCTTCAGATATTTGATGGCGCCGTCATGGAAGGCGGCGTCCATCGGCGGCGTGCCGGCCTTGGCGGCCTCCCAGCGCGCCATGACGGGGCTGGCATCCTTGTAGCCATCGAAGGTCTCAGCGACCGCCCTGGTCATGGCATAGACCTCGTCCACGCTGGCGTCGGCGGAAACGGTGATCATCGGATAGCGGTAGCCCATCATCCATACTGGATTGTCCTTCGACAGGCCGGCGCCGATGGTCTCCTGGAACGGCTCGACGAAGGGCACTGCCTTCTGCGCGCGTGCCCAGCCTTCCTTGTTCGAGGGGTCGAGCGCCACCCAGCCGATACCGTTCGGGCTGGCCTCCAGCTCGCGCAGCGTGGCCGCCGCCGGGGCGACGCCGGCGCAATCCGCCTTGCCCTCGATCAGCCCCTTCATGGTCGCGCCATAGCTGGGGAACTCCACCAGCTCGACATCGTCCCAGGTCAAGCCGGCGAAGGCCAGGATCGGCTCTACCTTGATATTGACCGAGCTGTTGGCGCGCGCGATGGCGAATCGCTTGCCCTTCAGATCCTTCGGTTCCTTGATGCCGCTGACCTTGGTGGCGACGACCGAGAAGGCGTTGGTGCGGCCCATCAGGGTACGCAGATTCTGCGGCCCCCAGTCGGCTGCGCAATATTCGTGCAGCCCCTCGACCGAGAAGAACAGCTCGTTGGCCAGCCAGGCATGTGACACGCGGCCGTCGGTCAGCGGCTTCACCCGGCCGATGGCGCTGCCCGAAGGCTGCAACCGGACGCGGGAACCGAACTTCTTGCCGAAGGCATCGGCAATCGCCGACGCCTCGACATAGCCGGTGGAGCCAACATCATAGGTGCTCCAGATCATCGTCGATGCCAGGTTCGGCAGGGCGGTCTGGGCGCTGGCGGCGCGGATGATGGCGGGGGTGCCCAGCATGCCGGCGGCGGCAAGGCCGGCGGTGCCTTTC
This window harbors:
- a CDS encoding acyl-ACP desaturase yields the protein MKHWSLDDIDWGRFEPGKIDSEIVPVVKAASMVEFNGGVYADYLCNVFHDDPAFQEAARNWAVEEVQHGEALRRWAEMADPSFDFDAAFKRFADTITLPMDIDRSVRGSLSGELVARCVVEIGTSSYYSALAESTDEPVLKEICQRIAADELRHYKLFYQHLKRYQDIEKLGVLKRLRVALGRVAESEDDELAFAYYAANDNGQGGPYDRDFCCQAYQQRALRFYRPQHVERGMAMLFKAIGLKPHGMLNRVVNRIAWWLLTRKAGRMEAARAA
- a CDS encoding DUF3237 domain-containing protein — translated: MPEIKTQFLMDMHLQVEMPMTLLGDTQYGERRIAKVLGGTFEGPRLKGKVHPGGGDWILNRIDGVTQLDVRLTMETHDGALIYMIYRGLRHGPADVMAKLNAGQPVDPSLIYFRTTPYFETAKDGPYAWLNKSCFVSLGRREPTGPIYQVFEVL
- a CDS encoding acyl-CoA dehydrogenase family protein, with amino-acid sequence MSFRYGVPQQQDWNALSDEDFRSIVRTEFETHYPAHLRYPPRRLRWSENGSWYLRMAEKGWIAPNWPADYGGMGLSVQKLLIFQEEAERWGIARYQDHGTLMLGPVLMKWGTEEQRRKYLPDVLACKAIWCQGYSEPGSGSDLASLKTKAVRDGDEYVITGQKIWTTLAQDATHMFVLVRTDPDAKKQEGISFMLLDMAQKGVTVRPIRDIAGHEEFCEVFLDEAHTPVSNLVGELNKGWTVAKSLLGFERIHIGSPKMPEYGLTVLERVAQAQGVWDDPVFREKYVALKLDVAHLTDAYNHFTGIVVRGEQLGQDVSYLKIWASETFQRIADLVVETAGPFAAINGEVGIGNSEIDVLASFYKARPPTIYGGTNEIQRTIIAQQVLGLPRR
- a CDS encoding acyl-CoA dehydrogenase family protein, producing the protein MNAVTQMTSDNSETISLLRDSVSGTVPFDGKRIRSLRGAEPDFDRTLWRAMGEQGWLSILVPEEQGGLGLGMAAAAAVAERLGAACAPEPYVMAGLLTPYLLSQSSNQAQKQGLMPAVLSGDHLVSLAWQPAGGSLDPEQADVTARMQGGDVVLSGQCRFVTPALADAYLVLAKAESGPMLVLVEAAKAAAGRTLEPGPDGVASARLSLSEVKVPADAVLLSGEAARTALRQALDLAVIAQCAELCGLMQRSLEMTLEYLKTRQQFGAAIGSFQALQHRSVDLFIQQELARHATDAAVQKAEQGATGKALSLAASSAKARAAQAAMLIGTQAIQLHGAIGFTDEYDLGLYMNRTVRLAATLGNAAWHRNRFGYLSEGA
- a CDS encoding acyl-CoA dehydrogenase family protein, with the protein product MNGKTASTGAIAPDTTGMNFYAADPSLSDLLDIHLPADIRAHIEPHLTALGAEVGGRLDECGRLADRHTPILHQRDRFGRDVQSIEYHPAYRELEEAAFGRYGIHAMSHRDGILGWKGRYPAAAKHAFTYLFNQSEFGMGCPINVTDGAAMLLDRYGSDDLKARYLDGLTTTDMARLTQGSQFMTEKEGGSDVGKLTTRAVPEGDHWRLYGDKWFCSNADARVAMLLARPEGAGEGTRGVGLFLMPRFLDDGSPNQYRIVRLKDKLGTRSMASGEIKLEGAVAYHVGQLDRGFVQMAEMVNWSRLSNGVKSTALMRRALHDSMTVAHNRVVFGKLIAEHPLARRQLLKLMLPLEQALSLCFVTADALDRAEQGGSQEAAALLRILTPVLKYRSTRDARKLCGDAMEMRGGIGYVEEFVTPRLLRDAHLGSIWEGTGNIIALDALRRAVGRHGAESAMADDLHHRIGEMEGVPDAYRDRLKGLVDKAIAFAREVASRDEYEGDSRRATSTLYHVASAVTLAWEASRVHARRGDARRLLLSRLVLDHKLGAGDPFALQAGAAEERIAGLLLSDKPVAMKEAAAIAGANT
- a CDS encoding TRAP transporter permease; translation: MSTETDALPADPEARSKRLTGAAFWVAFAMTAVALFITVNQMFNLGLGGFRPVSTGYYYLIIGLFGGLGFLAFPARKGELRVRWYDWLLTAAWLGSSVWLASRAQHIIDRGWNLEAPLEATLIAGLYVLLALEALRRTGEFILFVFCLIFAAYPLYAGSMPGFLWGVQLDLAQTVTEHVYGLESIIGIPMQVVSDTLIGFIVFGVVLANTGGSSFFMDFASALMGRTRGGPAKVAIVSSGLFGMLSGSPTSNVLTTGTLTIPTMKRSGYDPAYAGAVEACASTGGCLMPPVMGAAAFIMASFLNVPYAEVVTAAFLPAILFYLALMLQTDLYAARKGLVGLTGDQVPRLLGTLKEGWYYILALVGLTLLLLLWRMEGEAPFWISLFLLAVAILRRKAIGFDLHAFCRLVVDTGQAVSQLVCLIAGIGLIIGAMSITGVANSFSRELVQYAGGNLALLLAAGAVTSFILGMGMTASACYIFLAIVLAPALVQVGIDPMAAHLYIFYWGMVSFITPPVALAAIAAASIAKADAMKVGFKALRIGCLLLLLPVLFVLQPALILKGEMSLVIQSAATATMAVILLSAAFEGYLWRLGRLPVWARVGIGAGGLMLFVPELMTDLMGLLLAGATIIAALLGKKLTEGKVIR
- a CDS encoding TAXI family TRAP transporter solute-binding subunit, coding for MRITRRTYLKGTAGLAAAGMLGTPAIIRAASAQTALPNLASTMIWSTYDVGSTGYVEASAIADAFGKKFGSRVRLQPSGSAIGRVKPLTDGRVSHAWLANELFFSVEGLHEYCAADWGPQNLRTLMGRTNAFSVVATKVSGIKEPKDLKGKRFAIARANSSVNIKVEPILAFAGLTWDDVELVEFPSYGATMKGLIEGKADCAGVAPAAATLRELEASPNGIGWVALDPSNKEGWARAQKAVPFVEPFQETIGAGLSKDNPVWMMGYRYPMITVSADASVDEVYAMTRAVAETFDGYKDASPVMARWEAAKAGTPPMDAAFHDGAIKYLKEAGIWKPEHQTWQDASLNRHAKLQAAWADMMAKDSAAKSADPEALQKIWYPIRADVLKSL